ACATTATTTTGAATTTCATGAATTTTGTGAAAAACATGAATTTCTTGAAATTTCTGAACAAATTTCGGAAAAGAAAAATaacaagaaaaaatagaaaataaaactaaaaaattgaaaaagaaaaggaaaccaaagaagaaaaaaattggaaaaGGGAAAACCCAAATTTTTTTACAGCGAGTATATATTTTCTTATGTTCCCTTTTTACATATGAAATAAGAAAAAATTTACGAAACCTAAAAATATGATGCATTGACGTCAAAATAaagaggggtgaagaataactattcctcacccagggtgaagaataactattcctcacccaaggtgaagaataactatatctgtgtgtgtgtctgcgcgcgcgcgcgtgtgtcactaaaacccaaaatatgcaaaacctTTCCCTTAGAATTTTTACTTAGCTTTTCCCCCACAATATCTTCACTGAAGAGAAGGATTGCAGTTCTGGTTGCAAAATGCAACCGGCTGTGCGCCTTCAACAACTTCTCATTTTGTTGATTATTTATTCATCTAAAGTTGTGATATCATCGCCTAATGGTACATATTCTGAGAATATGAATAAAATGAGGCAATAATCATTCTGGAATGGTAGCTTACTACCCACAAAAGCTGGCGAGAGTGGAATTAGCCATGTAAGTTGAAGGTTGTCTACACAATTGTTAGATTTGATgcattatatatacatataaaataGATTTGGTTATTTGTAATGAAAGGGATGCATATTTATGGATTTGTATTGACTTTAATAGACCACACTTTATTTTGATTTACTAACAAGGGAGAAGCTTGTTGCTAAATTTCTCTGTTTTGATTGTATACCTGAGTTTATTTGTGCATTCTCTTCCATTTTTGCGACTCTTCTTATCTTCCTTTCACAAAGCCAAGGATCTTCTCTGCACAAACACACTAAATTAATTACGGTAGAAGGCTTTTTCTTACAAAGGTAAAATAGAGAATTGGCATAAAAAGAATATTGAATTTTCCCTCCTTCAATCATGTTTTTTTGCCTCATGAAAATAATAAAATACATTACCCGGTTGATTTTATGTTACTCGGTTAATTTAGAAACCACTTATGGAGTTGCCTATATACACCTTGTATTGTAAGTATACGTTGTGAAGTGTGTTATTAACCGTTGTCTCATTTTTCCGCAGTATGCTCTTTTTGAGTCAACCACAAACTCTCAAACCGTTCTTTTCGGTGCTATGGGAACATTTGATGTATGTGGTTTGTGAAATTTCAATACTCAAACAAGCTCATCACAAATATGCGTGATAAATCAGAAAGGGGATGACTATGGTAGTCTAAACGTTGTAATGGCCGGATGGATTGTAAGTTTCCTCGATGGTTACTCAAGCATAACCTACGTGGAATGCATGATTTTCCTTTTCAGTGATGATTGTAGCTTTTTTTAAATCCATCTATTATGTCACCCCATAAATTTATGGTTGTATTTTAATAAAAAAAAAATCTTCAATGCAAGTTAGCCTGTCTAATTATGGTGATAGCAATACACATTTCTTTACACAATGGACGGTACATGATTAATTTTTGCATTTCTCAGGGTTTTTGCGGGTTTAATATTTTGAAAAGATTATGGTTTACATTTTCTTATCCATATACCATATTTTGTGGTGGACAATATCTATATACCATATTGACGTACACTTCATGATACTGTCTTGTGTAATAGGCTGATGGGTATAGATCGATTGGATGCTATAACTTGAAGTGTGATGGTTTTGTGCCTGTACAAAATGCCCCTATCACTCCAGGAGACACTATAGATCCTAAAAATGGGAAACTTAAGATGACAATCAAGATATTCAAGGTACATAGTTAAAACACATGAACACACTGAATATCATTTACTGTGCGATGAAACATTTGTAACCTAAAGAGCTATTTGTGGTCTAGATTTTTATGCCTAGATGATGACATCACTAACTGACTCTCATTTCGCACCAAGTCATTTGCTAGTTATTGGAATAATTTCTAGTTACTTTTAATTCTCTTGCAGAAGAAAGATGATGGTGACTGGTGGTTGTACTTTGGTTATGATAATCAGAACCTTCGTGTTGTTGgattttggccaaaaagtattttcattAATATGGCAGACCATGCAAATAATATACAATGGGGTGGTTACACCATGTCTGATCCTGGGAGTGCTAGTCCCGCAATGGGCAATGTGCATTGGCCTGGAATTTATTCAGCAACCGTTCGAGACGTCAGATTTGTTGATGACACTGGTAGAGGCTACATAATTGATCCATGGCCCAAGGGTCTAGTTGCTTCTTTATCCACAAGAAATGCTATGGAGCCGTTATATCTGTAGATGAAATgttttactccctccattccaaaatatagtgcgtccgCACTTCTCGAGGttcaactttgatcataaatttaaccaacgagaccaattgcggcgggagaaaaaaatatataattgaaaacttctttcgaatacgaattcattgATATAATTTTTACTCTCGCCGCAATcagtcttggtagttaaatttacggtcaaagttgaagcacgaggatagagaaagcactacattgtggaatggagggagtactatggagGACCTGGTGGTTGTACCATGTAGCAAGACTACTTTACACTCCGTGAGATGAGTGGTAGAATAAAGAAATAAATGATTTATTTGTGAGTTGTTTGAAAATGATATTGTTGTGGCTCCCCCGGTATGGGGAGCTCCTATGTGCCGCTTATTGCGGCACACTGTTGGGGCTTcgcacagccccccccccccccccccaccgccacgactgggccggcccagcagggcgtgTGGGTACTATAGCGCATGGCGGGTGAATAATCTGCAAAAAGATTAGCGCGCTGGCAGGGGGTCGAGCGGGAGACCTCATGTGGTGGTAGAAAGTTACTGACTAAGACAGTGGCGCAAAACTTTAAGAAGGAATGTCAGTGCCACATCCGAAATTCTTTAAAAGATCAAACGCGAGCTTTTCTCTGCAAACGTGCATATTTTTTTGAAACACAAACCTTTTAAAAATTGTGATGAGCATTTCAGAAAcataactttttttaaaaaaagtgaaTTTTTTTGAACACTAATCTTCTTAATAATTTTTAACGACATTATTTTTTAATCATTGATCAATTTTTGGGAAAACGGTAACATGTTTTTTAAAAAATGAACGAAGTTTGTAaacaggaatattttttgaaactcAAAATAAATTCAACATCACAAACAATTAGGATCTAAGAACAAAAATTGTAAATGCGAATAATTTCTTAAGGACGGAAAAAAATATTAAAACTCCCAGAAAAAATCAAAACGTGAAGAATTTtggaaaacatgaatattttttaaaaacaCGAACAATTGTTTAAACCGACAAATTTTGTAAACCTGAGCATTTCTGAAACTCACAAACAAAATTAAAAAACGCAAACATTTTTGAAAACACATACTTTGTTTTGAAAATGGGTACATTTTCTGAAACTCCCAAACAAAATTCAAAAACACAAACAATGTTTGAAAATacaaacatttttttggaaatgcaaacattttttaatctatgaacaaaatttaaaaacatGAACTAATTTGAAAACAGAAACATTTCTGAAGCTCACAAACAAAATTCAAAAATGCAAACAATTTTTAAAACGGGAGCATTTCTTGAAAATGAGAATATTTTCTGAAACTcccaaacaaaacaaaaaacatgaccaaaattttgaaaacgaacaaatttttaaaaaggaacattattttgaatttcatgttttttgaaaacatgaatttcttgaaatttctgaacaaatttcgaaaaagaaaaataacatgaaAAATATTGAAACTGAAactgaaaaatgaaaaagaaaaggaaaccaaagaagaaaaataaattgGAAAAAGGAAAacccggttcaggaaccttctagaaggttcccaaaaccggtaaaTACCAACTGGGGACGATCTAGAAGGTTCCGAAAACGGTTTACTAGAATGCTGCACGTACTGCTATACATGGGTCGGCCCTATTGCTCGATAGGTCGACTTGCCTGTGTGAATCGACGACGACAGTACGACGTAGAGAGCGGTAAATAGGGAATTCCTCCGGTATGCCATTTTTTTTTGTGGAGAAACTCCGGTATGTCATATATGCAAACAAATTGAAGAAATCAATGGAATAAATGTAGAAGGGCCAACAAAGGAGTCAGGTGGATGGGCTTTCACTGATTTTGGGCCGTGACGAAACCTGGCTACTACTTTTCTGATTCTCAAAAAAAAGACTACTACTTTTCTCCCTTCTCATTTATCTCAAAACATCTTCCTCAAAAAAAAATCCTCAAAACATTCTCTCAATTTTTTAATCTCAAAACGAACCCTCAACAAAATGTATCTCAGAAAAAAATATTAATGAAAATTCTTTTGGGCCAATTCCTTGATCTTCTGAAGTGTTTTCAGATTGTCCATTGTCAGTATCTTTATTATATCAGTATGTTAAGCTATATAACTTGGGGTTTGTTTCCTGTAATGTGTTTTATCGGAACAACTCTGTTGATATGTACATAAAAAAAGGAACAGGAAGACCAGTTGATGCATCCTATGTAAGGCGTCTCTTGATAATCGTATTGTACGTCTAAATGCATAAGTTCAGGTAATCAAGAAACTCTCTGCATTTCTTGGTGCAGTAAGCATACCATAGAAACAAACAATTAATAACCCTTTCATGAACAATTTTCTTTaataatcctattctggagatgGAGGGAAACCAGAAGAACACAGCAGAAGCAGAACCATTCACTTGGGGCCTTCACTTGGAGATCTAAAATGGCATATGATTTGGACTGTCGAAACAAATGGATCTGCAGGCCTACAGAGATTCACATATCGACACAAACAGCTAGAGCATAGATCGATGGATCTGTCAGGCAACGCAGCCGATCCTCgtaccggcggcggcggccgtgaagAAGTCGACGGGCTGGCAGGACACCTCGACGTCGTACGGGCGGGAGTAGGCCAGCCCGACCTTGAACCGGACTTGGGCCCTCACCAGCACGCTCATGGGAGGCGCCCGCTGTGCACGGACGCCCTTGTTGCCGCCGGAGTTACTGACCAAGAAGCGCAGGTCGAAGAAGGCCGACGCACGGAAgctgctcgagctcgccggcggctgGAGGAGCGGCATGGCCTGGTGGACCACCGTCTGCACCGACGCGTCCGCCCCGTGGCTCGCGCTGTACACCCGCAGCCGGGCCGTGAGGGAGCTGTACTCCACCCCCGCGCGGCGGCTCGGGTTGGCAGCGTCCACGGTGAAGTTTAGGATCAACACCGGCGCTCCCTGGACCTGgttggtggaggtggcggtcacGGAGAAGACGATGCGCGCGGGGCTGAGGATGACGGAGGTCACGACGGCCACGGCGCTCACGGCGAGGGTCACGGCGATGGCCGCCAGGATGTAGTGCTTCGGGCCCCACAAGCCATCAGTGAACTTCCCAGTGCTGGTCGCCATGGAAAACAAAAACTTGCTCTCCCCTCCTAGGTAGAGGCTGTCGATATGTGTATGGACTTCGTATGGTGCATGCGCAGAAGGCAACATGGTAACGGGGTGAAAGTGAAACCAGGCCGGGTATCGCCATGTTATCCCGATCCATTGTCTGGGCGGGGTTTTGCTAGAGTAATTTTGCGGGAAGAGCAGAGTAATTTTCCCCGCTGTGATCACCGTCTCGCCGTCCAGCCAGCGAGCGGCAAGAGCTCAATACAACAATGTATTCGCCGGTGGTAGAAAATGAGCAATAGGAGCACATCAAGTCTCAAACATTCAGACAACATCATAACTTGTTTTCCTATAACTTGTTGATAAGCATAGGAGTACATCACAGTATATTGCGCCTTAAAAATCAGACATAAATCTTCCATATCTAAATGGGAGAGGATTTGTGATACGCAAGTGCGGGGGCATGCATGTTCCTGATGCCTGCTTTTTATTTTGGCTTCCGATTTTCAAAGCTTTAAAAGTTAAGTTATGTTTTCATATTCGTATTTCTTGTGACCAGCGCTTTCAAATAAAATCCATTTTGAATTTTAATGACTTTTTAAAAAAATATGTTAAAATTAAATGTTGAAACTTAGTACGAGCGACCGATAAAAAATAATTATTTTGTGTTTACAATCGATAGAAAAAATTGCTTGAAATTATATATGTGAAATTGGTTGAAACCTGACAGTTTTAGATTCAAAAACCGTAAGTTTCATCATTGAAAGTTAAACTTTTTGAgggatttattttcttttttattgtGCCCTTGTGCGAAATTGAACTACTAGGAGAATCACGAGGCAAAACGAGCGGGCGGCAGGACTTGGCAGATGACTACTCCCGCACTAGTGTGCACCTTTCCATTTCCGTATCTAAATGGAAAAATAGCTGCCCTCACTACCGTATTTCTTTCACCATGCAAGCATGCAACATGAATGCCTTCTATATTATAGATATCAATCTTCCCACACGCGCGCATCGCTCCTTCCATGTCCGACTTGGGCGGCACCGGCCCTCCCCCGCCTTCGTCCCGATCCCACCGCCCTCTCCCTCGTCGTCACTGGTGTCCCTCTCTGGGCAAAGCCTAGAGGAAGCCGCCGGCAGTCGGCCCTGCTTCTTTGCCCACGGGGCGGTCAGCCCGTGGCGGCTAGTTGGTGGCTTGCGCGCTGCCACTCGGATCGAGGGTGTGGGGTCATCGTCGACAAACTCGACGTGGGAAGATTTAGAGTGATGAAGGAGGGTTGTGGCTCGCGCAGGGCAGGATGGTGAGGTATGTGTGGCCCTGTACCGTCGGCCGCGGGTGCCGAGGAGCGGCGGTTCGGCCCGTGGGAGTCGAGATAAGGAAATATGGTTGGATGaagaaaaaatggttgctagatgTTGGATTTACTATGAGGGACCGACTTCAATTTCAATTTTCACCCAACTGAATTACGAATAGCCTGTCCATTGAATAGACTGTCCCGTAATGGACATTACACGTACGTGTGCACGTATAATCAAAGGGACCTTTTTTTTTCTTAGGTACTTCAAAAAACATCTTACAATAGTCACTTTCATCGATGGCCATTAGATCTTCATCTAATGGCTGAAAATAGATCAACATTGCTTATGTCCAACCTCCACCATCTTATTCCTCACGTAGTCACTGGCCAACACAGGACTAACTGCCTACCTCCCACCGCCCCACCCCCCAAAGCCGGGGGCTTTCGTTGCCCAGCCCTCCCATCGATCTCCCCCACTGCCGTGCTAGTTGTTGCGCCGGCCTTCCCTCTAAGCCTCGGCACACCACGGAAGAACTCCAGCgcacaccccctcccccccccctataATGCTCTATCTACGAAGAGATATACGTAAGGCAATGTAACCTCCCTAacaatgacccccccccccctctgattTTCAGTGGGGTGGGCCCCTCAATCCCCCTTAATCCAATCCCGATTGTCCACGTTATACATTACATAAAACACCTACGTTActttacgtaggtgtagcattgcccctcccccctccacacacacacacccataaAGTAGATACTAGGGCAATGGCTTTCCCTAAGATAAATAGTGGGGTAATGGCTTtcacctaagatagatagtggggcaaTGCCTTCTTTCAAAAATGAATAGTGGGGTTGTCTTCTCTGATGAAGTTTGTTgctctccggcgaggtccggcgtggCAGAAGGAAGGAAGATGATGACAGATGCATAAAATCAGACATCTAAGAAATATCAAAAGTGATAATAATTAAATCGGCCGCCGAGAGCAAATTGTCTATAAATAGATACCGGTAGTGGTTCCCATTCACGAAGACGTACGCAGCGGtagctagctaattgatgcatgTTACGTGTGCAACTCTAACGACTGTAGCTTAGCCAGTAGTTGCCACTTGTACTCGCACATCCAGAGTTCCATACCGATGCAAATGGCAGCCACCGACCAGAGTAAGACGGCGACCAGGAGGTTCGGATGGCTGTACGTGGCGCGGTGGGCGGTGGCGTCCGTGGTGACCGTGCTGGCCGTGGCAGTGATCGTTCGGGCCGTGGTGGTGATGCTCCGCCCTGAGAAGCTGCAGCTCAAGCTCTCCGGCGGCCGCGTGGCAGTCGACTGGATCCCGTCGATGCCGCCGCCGGGCAACGAGGTGGCGCTCAACTTCGTCCTAGTGGCCAACAACCCCAGCGGGCGCGCCTCCGTCGAGTACACCAACGTCACCGTCCGGCTGACGGACGTCACGAgcgcgtcgtcgccgtcgccgacgaaGATCGCCGAGTTCGACCTGCCGGAGTCCATCCCGGTGCTGCAGCGGACGGCGCACGAGGCGATGGTGAGGGTGGGGATGACGCCGGGCGAGGACGTGCCGATGCGGTACGTGCGGGCGCTCTTCGAGGGGCGCAGCGTCGACGGCGTGGAGATGATGCTGCGCGGGGTGTTCCACAGCCACGTGGCCATGGCCAGCGGGGACTACGTCACCACCAGCGACCTCGCCACGTACTACTGCTGGCCGGTGACCATCGCCGTCGGtggcccgtcgtcgtcgtcgtcctcgtcgccaGACTACACCAGCGTCGTCGTCACCGACGCGCCGTGCCTGGACAAGTCGGAGGCCCCGGCCATCGTGTGAACTGAGGCCAGCTCCGCTCCAACGGTAGCCAGCTAGGTGATGCCATGCATTGCCTCCCGCATGGATCAACCAAGATATGCCTACCGATCCGTCTAGCTATCTGCAATCCACTGAGTGTTTACTACATTAGTGTATGTAGTAAAATCGATTGATAACGCATGGATGATGGCGATCGATCGTCGATCGATGGTTGCTGCTTGTATGCCTGTCAGCGTGGGTTTAATTTGAGACAGAACGTACTCCTTGCAGTTAATTGTGCATGTTTCACGACTGACGGCGAGCAGCAGCAGTGCAGAGGCGTGCAGCAGCGCGACCTACCGAGTCTTTCGCCGTGGCAGGTTTACCATTCCCTACACGCGACGCTAGCTGTCTTGGTACGTATGCCTAGGTTAGGGCTATCTAGAAGCAGGACATGTCCTTTGAGAAAGTTAATGGAAGGTGGCAGGTCAGGTCGGAGCCAAGATGCATGCACTGGCAGCCGGCACAGGTGGTGGACAAGGAGTAACTACGTGCTGGAGCATGCATGTGTTCGGTGCAGGGATATTGGGCACGAGAGCAACAGTATTGAagtagttagggcatctccagctgtTCGGTTCCCCGGGGCGTCTAAATAGAGCGGCTTGGGGCGTGCCgacgctagttcggcccctggggtgacctagctcccagtcacgcccccaagcgGCAGCCCCAGGATGCGGGAAATTTGAACTAGGTCGTTCCCTCTCACAAAAGACACCACAAATCCGGCGATCAGACGTAGTTtggcgttacaaaaaacagagcgcCGCACGCCGCAAGTTCGTGTGCGCAACGaatcactcggcggggtcggctccaggcgttggcggagtcggcgtgcgcgggctcggcggtgtcggagctgcttcggtgctgggctgTGTCGGCGTGGCTTCGGTACTGCTGGGCGGCGATGTGGAGGCGTCGTTCGGACTTGGCGtccgtgtggccgtgggcgcgggagctgtcgtcgtcggcgtcgtcggcattgccgtctgcatctggttcaggatgaggccgcgctccgccatgtaccacaccctgagctgctcgtcgttgctctggagcatgtccgccccgcccatcagaaaagTCATGTCGGTGTTCCTTTTCTTCGCGtcgacgttggtccggagcaggtcgagcttgatggcgctgttcgtcatcagcgacgaccaccgcgcctcggtcttctcttcacgtaggACGGCCCGGGACTGGGTGTCGGCGAGGCTATGCttgatggactcctgcactcgcgcggttgccgcgtcggcgttttcccccttctttgccaatttgtggccgtccggccgcccctttgacgcgcccggagtcgtcgcgtccggcttgtatgtctccttggccttgtcgagggtacgtgggacttccgcccacttctcgcacttgtcaatgcgctggtagacgtggaggtacttgaagtcGGCGTCGAGGTTGTCGCGCCGATACATGGTgaacatgcgcagcaactgcgcggaggaacaaacagttgaCGGGCGGCGGGCGTAGACGACGAAGAGATGCGGACGAacggcgtgcgtacctgatcctcaacgctggtgccgctctccgggcgagccgcgacctcctcgacgattccatgccatttgttgcacgccccctggatacgcccccaatgattcgccatcgccttggagccgcgctgcatgtagacgcctttgaagtaggggtcgacgagcttccgctcgtcgaactcggccttgatgcggtcccagtacgtctcgaagctctggttcgtgccggtggtcAGGTCGAGGAAGACGACTCTCCATgcctcggcgaggcattcctcctccttggacgtccacttgatgcgcggttcgcctgacctagccgcccgcttcttcttctggcGTCCCTTCATCGGATCAGgaaccggctcctcctcctcctccttctcgggttCCTGCGCTTCGTGCGCgtcctcgccgtagacgtagccgagctcggcctccatgtcgccgctgagatccactacctcgtcctgggtggcgaacccgggagacgcggcggccgcggtcgatcctgtcgcgatgatgtcgtccatgtcggctcctGTGTCGTCGGTGTCGCctaggtgcgagaagggcagcggtCCACGGCGgagatggggcgtcggtgtggacgcgtaggcgggcggcgagtagttgtatggagggtactgcacgccgacgaaggcgggcgagggtgtgCGCGTCGCGCGGTGGCCATggggaaggtcacgtttgggttgaacccaccgtgcgcgtcgccgtcggtgTAGCCGGGAGACGACGATCCCCATGGAGATCCgacgccttgctgtccccagggcgcgtactgggcgtggctgacgacgggtggattcatcatccccgcgtggtcgaccgatgaggaggacgccgccgcgcgcgccgcgttgtcgcgggccttcttggcgatggccctgttccgccggtcggcggtgactGCGTCGCctcgctgaacttccaccctccactcggcgttcgacatgCCCGGTGGCTTCAATGGCGGCGCCcttggcttcctctgcttcggctgggccacggtgccagtcgtggttgccgccgcgcgcggcatggcgtacttcttcggtggcatggcggcgACTAAAAGGCGagcgggagggggtttggcgggagaaagggagggaacggcgggaggaaggcgagcgagcgggagggatgcgagggaaaagcgtcaagaaacgacgggaaaaggccctcgggtcgcTGCCAGGGCAGACCCACACGCCTTTTTCGCTTGTGCTggctccccaagcgcccccagggcgccgggttcggcctgggtccgctggcaccagttttggcccgagccggcgaaaaacgggcttctgagGACGCGACTGGACCATTTTTTTGGTACTGACGAGGCAAAAACGCCtgaggagggcctgttgggggcgcggctaaaGATGCTCTTAGAGGCTGTTTGATTTCAGCTCAGGTTAGCCCCGCCAAATCGTTGGCGCTGTTGGTGAGCCAAAAAATTGGCCAACAATTCCACCGCCCTCGCCCTTACCAACAGATTGGCGTAAAAGAAGCAAAGGAAAGGTGAGTCGGGTTGGCGTGTCAATTATTTGGATCCCATCCAAACACGCACCCTACAGCTGGTCAACGACCAAT
The sequence above is drawn from the Triticum aestivum cultivar Chinese Spring chromosome 7A, IWGSC CS RefSeq v2.1, whole genome shotgun sequence genome and encodes:
- the LOC123153166 gene encoding uncharacterized protein — protein: MQVSLSNYGDSNTHFFTQWTADGYRSIGCYNLKCDGFVPVQNAPITPGDTIDPKNGKLKMTIKIFKKKDDGDWWLYFGYDNQNLRVVGFWPKSIFINMADHANNIQWGGYTMSDPGSASPAMGNVHWPGIYSATVRDVRFVDDTGRGYIIDPWPKGLVASLSTRNAMEPLYL
- the LOC123150864 gene encoding uncharacterized protein; the protein is MQMAATDQSKTATRRFGWLYVARWAVASVVTVLAVAVIVRAVVVMLRPEKLQLKLSGGRVAVDWIPSMPPPGNEVALNFVLVANNPSGRASVEYTNVTVRLTDVTSASSPSPTKIAEFDLPESIPVLQRTAHEAMVRVGMTPGEDVPMRYVRALFEGRSVDGVEMMLRGVFHSHVAMASGDYVTTSDLATYYCWPVTIAVGGPSSSSSSSPDYTSVVVTDAPCLDKSEAPAIV